One Hemibagrus wyckioides isolate EC202008001 linkage group LG07, SWU_Hwy_1.0, whole genome shotgun sequence DNA segment encodes these proteins:
- the arl14 gene encoding ADP-ribosylation factor-like protein 14, giving the protein MGLKGSKLPDARILLLGLDGSGKSTLLFKLKYNESFRTVPTIGFNVEMMEAKQKRRKITLTVWDVGGQEKMRPHWKSYYQDTAGLLFVVDCWDRTRLNEARRELERVLKNEHLRGLPVVILANKQDKDGALTATDLTEEFNLRKTCSNRDWFVQPCSGKTGAGLPEGFRRMALLVETTSNNNIKDTVKNLRKSMKT; this is encoded by the coding sequence ATGGGGCTAAAGGGATCGAAGCTCCCCGATGCTCGCATTCTTCTCTTGGGGCTGGACGGATCCGGGAAATCCACACTGCTCTTCAAACTGAAGTACAATGAGTCCTTCAGGACGGTCCCGACCATCGGCTTCAACGTGGAGATGATGGAGGCCAAGCAGAAAAGGAGGAAGATCACTCTGACCGTGTGGGACGTCGGAGGACAGGAGAAAATGAGACCGCACTGGAAGAGCTACTACCAAGACACCGCCGGACTCCTGTTCGTCGTCGACTGCTGGGACAGGACACGTCTGAACGAAGCGCGAAGAGAACTGGAACGAGTGCTGAAGAATGAGCACCTCAGAGGGCTTCCTGTGGTCATCCTGGCTAACAAGCAGGATAAAGATGGAGCCCTGACAGCGACCGATCTCACCGAGGAGTTTAACCTGAGGAAGACTTGCAGCAACCGGGACTGGTTCGTCCAGCCCTGCTCGGGAAAGACCGGAGCCGGACTTCCAGAAGGGTTCAGGAGGATGGCGCTTCTGGTGGAAACCACCtccaacaacaacattaaagaTACGGTCAAGAATCTGAGGAAGTCCATGAAGACGTAA
- the ppm1la gene encoding protein phosphatase 1L, whose protein sequence is MIGDAMTLLSLLGRIMRYFLLRPETLFLLCISLALWSYFFHTDEVKTIVRSSRDAVKMVKGKVAEMMMMQDMNGGGLQVMEGEFSKTWGFKSHNVAVYSIQGRRDHMEDRFEVLTDLTNRSHPSIFAIFDGHGGEAAADYVKAHLPEALRQHLQAYEREKKDSQLSYASILEQRILAIDRDMVEKFSASHEEAGTTCLVALLSDRELTVANVGDSRGVLCDKDGNAVALSHDHKPYQLKERKRIKRAGGFISFNGSWRVQGILAMSRSLGDYPLKNLNVVVPDPDVLTFDLDKLQPEFMILASDGLWDAFSNEEAVRFVRERLDEPHFGAKSIVLQSFYRGCPDNITVMVVKFQSTKNGD, encoded by the exons ATGATAGGAGACGCGATGACGCTGCTGTCTCTTCTCGGTCGCATCATGCGTTATTTCTTGCTCCGGCCGGAGACCTTGTTCCTCCTGTGCATCAGCCTGGCCCTATGGAGCTACTTCTTCCACACGGACGAGGTGAAGACCATCGTCAGGTCCAGCCGGGACGCTGTCAAGATGGTCAAGGGCAAAGTGGccgagatgatgatgatgcaggaCATGAACGGCGGCGGCCTACAAGTGATGGAAGGGGAGTTCTCCAAGACTTGGGGCTTCAAGAGCCACAACGTGGCCGTGTATTCCATCCAGGGCCGCAGAGACCACATGGAGGACCGCTTTGAGGTGCTCACAGACCTCACCAACAGGAGCCACCCGTCCATATTTGCCATTTTTGACGGCCACGGTGGCGAG GCTGCTGCTGACTACGTGAAGGCTCACCTGCCCGAGGCTCTGAGGCAGCATCTGCAGGCTTACGAGCGCGAGAAGAAGGACAGCCAACTCTCGTACGCCTCCATCCTGGAGCAGCGCATCCTCGCAATAGACCGAGACATGGTGGAGAAGTTCTCCGCCTCACACGAGGAAGCAG GCACTACGTGTTTGGTGGCGTTACTCTCTGATCGAGAGTTGACGGTGGCGAACGTGGGCGACTCACGTGGCGTGTTATGCGATAAAGATGGTAACGCTGTGGCTTTATCTCACGACCACAAGCCCTATCAGTTGAAGGAGCGCAAGAGGATCAAACGCGCAG GGGGATTCATCAGTTTCAACGGCTCGTGGAGAGTGCAGGGTATCCTGGCCATGTCACGCTCTCTTGGCGACTACCCCTTGAAGAACCTCAATGTAGTGGTTCCCGATCCTGATGTCCTGACCTTCGATCTTGACAAACTACAGCCCGAGTTCATGATCCTGGCCTCGGATGGCCTCTGGGATGCATTCAGCAATGAGGAAGCGGTGCGCTTCGTCCGCGAACGCCTCGACGAGCCGCACTTCGGAGCCAAGAGCATCGTGTTACAGTCCTTCTACCGCGGCTGCCCTGATAACATCACGGTCATGGTGGTGAAGTTCCAAAGCACCAAGAACGGAGACTAG